The sequence below is a genomic window from Lolium perenne isolate Kyuss_39 chromosome 4, Kyuss_2.0, whole genome shotgun sequence.
cctccacccccgcctccaccagccggcgggccgggtggccaagccggcgcagagaacgccaacctcgagcaccacgaggctaaccaagtgcaccatgccggccggtatctggccgaagacgccacctacatcatcttcacctccgagcccgaggacaggacgagccaagagcgccgttccctcgaggtcaacgcggtcataccgccggtcccccagtacctaaactggtcagagcaggccatcacttttgatcgccgcgacacaccggctgtcctaccgaagccgggcagctacgccatggtcctcgaccccaccatcggcacaacccggcgcagcgtgcgtttctcgcgcgtcctcatcgacggcggcagcagcatcaacatcctctaccgcgacaccgcccgcaagctgggcatccaggaggccgagttgcgccccacccccaccgtcttccatggcatcgtgccaggccattgctgccagccgatcggccggatcacgctggaggtgatgttcgggaagccggaccacttccgcaccgagagaatcgagttcgaggtggtggacctcgtgagtccctaccacgcgctcctgggcaggccggccctgaccaagttcatggcggtgccccactatgggtacctgaagatgaagctgcctggccccaagggggtcattaccgtagccggcgattatcgccgctccatggactgcgccacgcagagctccaagatggcccagacgctggtcatcgccaccgagaagcagctcatccacgacgccgtcgccctcgccaaagccgcgcagacagacatgccggctgcgggcaacccggctgggacgactcacttccagccggccgacaacaccaagaagatcctgctggacccggcgcagccggacaagttcgtcaccatcggtgccggcttgaacaagaaataggaaagcgagctcaccagcttcctccgtgagaatcgggacatcttcgcatggactccaagagacatgccgggtgtgccgagggagttggctgagcaccacctccacgtccggcctgaagccaagccggtgaagcagcctctcaggcgcttcgccgaagaacgaaggaaggccatcggtgaagaaatcgcccggctcctagctgccggcttcatcatggaagtgctgcacccggactggttggcgaacccggtcctgattttgaagaagaacggctcctggcgcatgtgtatcgactacaccagcctgaacaaggcgtgcccaaaggatcccttccccctgccgcgcatagatcaagtcatagactcgactgccggctgtgaactgttgtctttcttagatgcctattcaggctaccaccagattcctttgaatccggctgatcaaataaagacttcgttcattaccccgtacggggcttattgctacacgactatgccgttcggcttgaaaaatgcaggcgccacctaccaaaggtgcatgcaaaaatgcttgcaggatcaaatcggcagaaacgttcacgcatatgtggatgatgtcgttgtaaagaccaaggagacgactaccctccttgatgacctgagagaaaccttcaccaatttgagaagattccggatgaagctcaacccggccaagtgcacattcggcgtgccgtctggccagctccttggctacctcgtctctcagcgagggatcgaagccaacccggacaagatcagtgccctagagaagatggaactgccgcagtgcctcaaggacgtccagaagttcgctggctgcctggcttccttgagccgcttcgtcagccggctgggggagaaggcactgcccctgtatcaactaatgaggaaggcggacaagttcgtctggtcaccgcaggcggatgaggctttccgtgacttgaagcgcgtgctttcaaccgcgccaatccttgcaacgccgggttcaatggagccgatgctgttgtacatcgcagccaccaaccgagtggttagcgttgtcctggtggtggagcgcaaagaagccagcaacagggagcagctggtccagcgcccagtctattaccttagcgaagtgctctcccagtcgaagcaaaattacccccactaccagaaggtcacctacggcgtctacatggcggccaagaagctcaagcactacttccaagagcaccccatcagggtggttgccacagcacccttggcggaaatcatcggcagcaaggatgccaacggccgggttgccaagtgggccctggagctggccgcccacaccatcctctacgagccacgcacagccatcaagtcgcagatcctcgcggacttcttcgtcgactgggctgagatgcagtacttgccgcctgtgccggattccacgcattggaagatgcacttcgacggctcaaagatgcgcaacggcttgggagccggcatcgtcatcacctctcccaagggagaccggctggactacgtcctggagATCCACTtcaccgcatccaacaatgtggcggaatatgaagcgctcattcatgggctgaagctggccaaggagattggcgtgcatcgcatactctgcttcggcgactccgacttggttatacagcaagcattgGGCGACTGGGacacgaaggacgccaacatggcctcataccgcttccatgtccagcagttatccggcttcttcgacggctgcgaattccaccatgtgccacgagcgaacaacgaagcggctgacgccttgtccaagattggctcaacccggcaagccattccgccgggtgtcgccttggcggttctcaagaagccgtccatcataccgtcaccggactcggattcaatattcgtgccggctgacccgggggctgctcagccgaacccgggggcttcatcgcccaagtcgggggctaacaagccaaacccgccggctagcatgccgaacccgggggcttcatcgccaaactcgggggctagcaagccgaacccgccggctagcaagccgaacccggcgaccatgcagtcgaatccggaagctcccacgctggaggccctgttggtcagcgtattcgagataagatgcgtaccttcatgggcacaagaattcctctcctacctcaccgacggtgtgctgcctgatgatagagtccaggccaggcagattgagagaagggccaaggcctacaccatcatcaaccaccagctgtacaaacgcagcgtaagtggggtgttccagcggtgcgtcgagccggctgaagggattgaactcctacgggaaatccatcaaggagagtgcggacatcacgcctcatccagagccatagtggccaaagccttccggcacggtttttactggccgactgcgctcagagacgcagaagatttggtgaagaagtgcaacggctgtcagcgcttcgcaaagcaaagacaccagccggcttccgccttgaaaaccatccccatcacatggccgtttgccgtatggggcttggatatggtaggcccattcagaacagcgcgaggcggcatgacacacctcttggtgatgattgacaaattcaccaagtggatcgaagccaagccaatcaagaaactggacgggtccacagccgtcacattcctcaaggaaatcattgtgagattcggctacccccacaccatcatcaccgacaacggcaccaacttctcccaaggcatcttctctcgctattgcggggaaatggggatccggatggccctatcttctgtggcacacccagagtccaatggacaagtggaaaaggctaacggcttagtcctagccggcatccggccccggctggtggagccgctcgagcgagcagccggctgctggattgaagaactgcccaatgtctttgtggagcctgcgcacaacgacaaaccgctcagtcggcttcacaccatttttcctcgtatacggggccgaagccgtcttaccgactgatatcgagcacgacgcgccaaggatcaagctctacacagaagccgaagccaaagaagctcgcgaagatggagttgacctggtcgaagaggcccggctgctggctgagtctagatctactatctaccagcaaagcctccgacgctatcacagccggaaggtccagcccttagcattccgagagggagacctagtgctccggctgatccagaggacagccggacagcataaactatcatccccatgggagggtcccttcatcgtgagcaaggcagtaggcaatgattcctactatctcatagatgcccaagaggctaagaaaaacaagccggacaaggctgacgaggagactaaacgtccctggaatgtcaggttactccgcccattttacacatgagagcaggaatgtatgtatcccttgtatcccttttgtgagttatgaaaaagcttgcgccaagagcgctgtttccgacaagtttttcgcgtactttaccttgtttcgccaattggcttgaaccctctcacgtggtcggctcagtaacgtgatccggtttccgacagccggcttccgatctagCTACAGACCGcagcccggctgtccggctggcgggagtaaggcctagggagccggcacgcgaaaaacgactaagggaaagagtaaaagcgagttgacttgcaacttttcataaaagtgccggattgccgaattcagctcgttcgactgaaatactgtcggcctcacccagcggcccgctcttgatccggcgacggatcgcaagtcggacgtacgaccggcaagggcacagccaaagagtggggcggatgggaaaaagcgaacgagtcgaaagaaagcaactcggcacacagatgattaacaaacacattaaagcgtgccttaataaaaggataataacattgtcttacatatgcacccggcatcccggggatttaacgaattgtcttggcaaaagcataaggaaacaggtaaaagctaagcgccggctggatcagaaccagccgggggagcatcagcagagccggccgccgggtcatcctcgggcacatcgtccgcctcctcgtcctcagcctcctcctcctcgtcgtcagacggcggattcgggtccgcgatgaagatggacttgtcgacgaagtcggcaatggcgcaggcgcgggcaagccgagcagtcttgttctccgccgggagcttgtcctccacgccggcgcgccggaactccaactggtcgaggctaacctcgttataccaggagagcacaaaagatagcgccatatcggctccggcgcgcgtggccgactccttccagtccaagaagcggtcgggagccctgtccagccaagcgatgagcttggagagatcttctggcagcgtctccgtcggccacagcagtcggatcagctcctccgccgccttccgcagctcccagccaagcttggtgaccggctccacgcgggcggcgatggacgccagatagtcgtccatggtgaagcagtcggagctctgctccccagtggcctgccggcgatcctcccgcgccctgccaacagccgctaacgcctcctcctgcgcctcagggaaggccgctgcaaagaagaaaagcatgtcagaagccatcaaagccgaaataagctgaaaaatgcaaattttcgaagtcctaaagatccgactgcccccagcctgaagatggagattccaaggctctaaagtaagcctggcggcagccggcaagatccgactgcccccagcctgaagatggagattccaaagctctaaagtaagcctggcggcagccggcaagatccgactgcccccagcctgaagatggagattccagtcctaaagtaagcctggcggcagccggcaagatccgactgcccccagcccgaagatggagatatcgaaaaaatcaagtttctgccgccggttgccaacctaagccggcagccgacggccgaaagccggcaaaggggaaggcataagacaaagactcacccgccaagccgcggtcgagcgcgctaagttcccccaaccaccgcttggcgg
It includes:
- the LOC139838883 gene encoding uncharacterized protein, whose protein sequence is MSGRLDPTWTSKLELSKPQANRAATAKLKVADGELKRLRLLEANHLKELAALKKEQEEKLEGLSKRLEEVERQRLSLQQEVTTKSNELSATAKRWLGELSALDRGLAAAFPEAQEEALAAVGRAREDRRQATGEQSSDCFTMDDYLASIAARVEPVTKLGWELRKAAEELIRLLWPTETLPEDLSKLIAWLDRAPDRFLDWKESATRAGADMALSFVLSWYNEVSLDQLEFRRAGVEDKLPAENKTARLARACAIADFVDKSIFIADPNPPSDDEEEEGTPTVNDWWGPSHVIRHGGVEVAGKSWPTASYRRSPALGCSCGVMRGLVLLI